The following coding sequences are from one Nicotiana tomentosiformis chromosome 3, ASM39032v3, whole genome shotgun sequence window:
- the LOC104100967 gene encoding golgin candidate 2 isoform X2: MAHWISSKLKVAENLLQQIDQQAADSLRKSDKQRSDDLDSENIAKTNENKPLIKDQLKKKSRETDDLIAKTRTDRNSTSISLDKNNSFGSNSNFKPQKEAVTPIDSSPKSSTSALTDTDWTELLSAPSSNAIAGASNGVGSARSGRSDGRKQRILGSGSNLLGVEGKRSQKPQKVAKSVKGSNGHSENEVDGSRLERRATNVGNTMPVTSIDIKIEGEGLDRGDLQRKGENVQSLRGNKVDQNKVKNEHLEDVKGVEKSLANSRSGDKSLGIVAGSATLDKELDIKNQLDENKRIRSAKAMVDRQKMDSQSSTSLKMSSSSPSNGESDSETDSTSSSDSESEREREERRRRRQQILAEKAAAKAMEAIKERENMVAKLEGEKQSLEKILEERAKQQVEEASELQTKMMETMEAVELEKQKHNSTRMETLTRLAKLETVNAELARSLASVQWNLEVEINQVAELRQQVELKEAAHEELRRKISRTQGSGEKLVASKGVEVEREILEAEHSFLTDKLGLLQEKAKTLERSIETTQHELENPTAVEIELKRRLGQLTDHLIQKQAQVEALSSEKATMTLKIEAVSRSLEENKSTLTDFPSTSSIGDLESGLWELSNSKLRPLFEERMRSGQQHLGSLIRQLDSIFCAGMVFLRRNPTAKILSVVYLVSLHLWVIYILMSHAPVSEDTTGAVISLENINKTGGM, from the exons ATGGCTCACTGGATCTCGTCGAAGCTCAAAGTCGCTGAAAATCTACTTCAACAG ATAGATCAGCAAGCAGCTGATTCACTCCGTAAGAGTGATAAGCAACGATCTGATGACCTAGATAGCGAAAACATAGCTAAAACCAATGAAAATAAGCCACTGATTAAGGACCAGCTCAAGAAGAAAAGCCGCGAAACTGATGATTTAATCGCGAAAACCAGGACTGATCGAAATTCAACTTCTATTAGCCTGGATAAGAATAATAGCTTTGGTAGCAATAGTAATTTTAAGCCTCAAAAGGAGGCAGTCACACCAATAGATTCGAGTCCTAAGTCGAGTACCAGTGCTCTTACTGATACTGATTGGACTGAATTGCTAAGTGCACCGAGTTCAAATGCCATTGCTGGGGCGAGTAATGGCGTGGGAAGTGCCCGTAGTGGTCGGAGTGATGGTAGAAAGCAAAGGATTTTGGGGTCCGGGTCAAATTTGCTGGGTGTGGAAGGGAAAAGGAGTCAGAAGCCTCAAAAGGTCGCTAAGAGTGTTAAAGGATCAAATGGTCATTCAGAGAATGAGGTAGATGGTAGCAGGTTAGAGAGAAGAGCTACCAATGTGGGCAATACAATGCCGGTAACTTCAATTGATATCAAAATTGAAGGAGAAGGTTTGGACAGAGGGGACCTTCAGCGAAAAGGTGAGAATGTGCAGTCCTTGCGTGGAAATAAGGTTGACCAAAATAAAGTGAAGAATGAGCATTTGGAGGATGTTAAGGGTGTAGAGAAGTCTCTAGCGAATAGTCGTTCTGGAGATAAGAGCCTTGGCATAGTTGCGGGGTCTGCCACTCTTGATAAGGAATTGGACATAAAGAATCAGCTGGATGAAAATAAGAGGATTAGGTCAGCGAAGGCTATGGTCGACAGACAAAAAATGGACTCTCAGAGTTCAACTTCTCTGAAGATGAGTTCTTCTTCACCTAGCAATGGAGAATCAGATTCTGAGACGGATTCAACATCTTCATCAGACTCGGAAAGTGAACGTGAAAgagaagaaaggagaagaagaaggcaGCAAATCCTGGCAGAGAAAGCAGCTGCGAAAGCAATGGAAGCTATAAAAGAACGTGAGAACATGGTTGCTAAATTGGAAGGGGAGAAACAGAGCTTAGAAAAAATACTTGAAGAGCGGGCCAAGCAACAAGTTGAAGAG GCTTCTGAGTTACAGACTAAAATGATGGAAACAATGGAAGCTGTTGAGTTGGAGAAGCAGAAACATAATAGTACTAGAATGGAAACTCTTACACGATTAGCAAAGCTTGAG ACTGTAAATGCTGAACTTGCAAGGTCTCTCGCCTCTGTTCAATGGAATCTTGAAGTAGAG ATTAATCAGGTTGCTGAACTACGCCAACAAGTTGAGTTAAAAGAAGCGGCTCATGAAG AATTGAGAAGGAAGATATCTAGGACACAGGGAAGTGGTGAAAAA TTAGTGGCTTCAAAAGGGGTTGAAGTGGAGAGGGAGATACTTGAAGCAGAGCACTCTTTTTTAACAGATAAATTGGGATTGTTGCAGGAAAAG GCAAAGACACTGGAAAGAAGCATTGAGACAACACAGCACGAACTGGAAAACCCAACTGCAGTGGAGATTGAGCTCAAGCGGAGGCTTGGTCAATTGACCGATCATCTGATTCAAAAACAAGCTCAG GTTGAGGCGCTGTCTTCTGAGAAGGCCACAATGACGCTTAAAATTGAG GCGGTTTCAAGGTCGCTAGAAGAAAACAAGTCTACGTTAACTGATTTTCCCAGTACCTCATCAATTGGTGATTTGGAGTCTGGGTTGTGGGAGCTCTCCAACTCAAAGTTGAGGCCTTTGTTTGAAGAAAGAATGCGATCTGGCCAGCAGCATTTGGGATCACTGATTCGGCAGTTGGATTCCATCTTCTGCGCCGGAATGGTGTTTCTCAGAAGAAATCCAACCGCAAAAATATTGTCTGTGGTTTACCTTGTATCCCTTCATCTTTGGGTCATATACATTTTAATGTCTCATGCTCCTGTCTCTGAGGACACCACTGGTGCCGTTATTTCCTTGGAGAATATCAATAAAACGGGAGGCATGTGA
- the LOC104100966 gene encoding uncharacterized protein isoform X2 → MDSNFLGLTAIVTLGYQFIFFVITALLKFDKVTDFAGSTNFIVLAILTLVLKGSWYFRQVILSLLVVIWGLRLGLFLLMRILQWGEDRRFDDKRDNLGKLAIFWILQAIWVWTVSLPVTVVSASDKQPPLQAQDIIGWIMWSIGILVEITADQQKLAFKNSPENRGKWCTVGLWKYSRHPNYFGEIFLWWGVFLASTPVLEGAKWLVVFGPVFLTLLLLFVSGIPLLEASADKKFGNVAAYRSYKRKTSPLILLPPGVYGNLPQWFKAILLFEFPLYSRNLPQEELS, encoded by the exons ATGGACTCCAATTTCTTGGGCCTCACTGCCATTGTTACC TTGGGTTATCAGTTTATATTTTTCGTTATCACAGCACTCCTCAAGTTTGATAAAGTTACTGACTTTGcgg GAAGTACAAATTTCATTGTACTTGCTATTTTGACCTTGGTACTAAAGGGTTCATGGTACTTTCGACAG GTGATTTTGTCTCTGCTTGTAGTGATATGGGGCCTTCGATTGGGGCTATTTCTATTAATGAG GATATTACAGTGGGGGGAGGACAGACGTTTTGATGACAAACGTGACAATCTTGGAAAACTGGCAATATTTTGGATACTTCag GCAATCTGGGTATGGACTGTTAGTTTACCAGTGACAGTTGTTAGTGCAAGCGACAAGCAGCCTCCTCTTCAGGCTCAAGACATCATTGGTTGGATTATGTGGTCTATTGGGATTTTGGTTGAGATTACAGCTGACCAACAAAAGTTGGCATTCAAAAACTCCCCAGAAAACAGAGGAAAGTGGTGTACTGTTGGCCTTTGGAAATATTCACGTCATCCAAACTATTTTGGTGAG ATTTTTCTTTGGTGGGGAGTTTTCCTGGCTTCCACACCGGTGTTGGAGGGCGCTAAATGGCTTGTTGTGTTTGGACCAGTGTTCCTTACCTTGCTGCTTCTTTTTGTTAGTGGCATACCCTTACTTGAG GCATCAGCTGACAAGAAGTTTGGAAATGTTGCTGCATACAGATCATATAAGAGAAAAACTAG CCCTCTTATTCTGCTGCCTCCTGGAGTGTATGGGAATCTTCCTCAATGGTTCAAAGCCATACTTCTTTTTGAGTTTCCTTTGTACAGTCGCAATCTTCCCCAAGAAGAGCTAAGCTG A
- the LOC104100966 gene encoding uncharacterized protein isoform X3, translated as MRILQWGEDRRFDDKRDNLGKLAIFWILQAIWVWTVSLPVTVVSASDKQPPLQAQDIIGWIMWSIGILVEITADQQKLAFKNSPENRGKWCTVGLWKYSRHPNYFGEIFLWWGVFLASTPVLEGAKWLVVFGPVFLTLLLLFVSGIPLLEASADKKFGNVAAYRSYKRKTSPLILLPPGVYGNLPQWFKAILLFEFPLYSRNLPQEELSWNRRSQQGSRVEPKIS; from the exons ATGAG GATATTACAGTGGGGGGAGGACAGACGTTTTGATGACAAACGTGACAATCTTGGAAAACTGGCAATATTTTGGATACTTCag GCAATCTGGGTATGGACTGTTAGTTTACCAGTGACAGTTGTTAGTGCAAGCGACAAGCAGCCTCCTCTTCAGGCTCAAGACATCATTGGTTGGATTATGTGGTCTATTGGGATTTTGGTTGAGATTACAGCTGACCAACAAAAGTTGGCATTCAAAAACTCCCCAGAAAACAGAGGAAAGTGGTGTACTGTTGGCCTTTGGAAATATTCACGTCATCCAAACTATTTTGGTGAG ATTTTTCTTTGGTGGGGAGTTTTCCTGGCTTCCACACCGGTGTTGGAGGGCGCTAAATGGCTTGTTGTGTTTGGACCAGTGTTCCTTACCTTGCTGCTTCTTTTTGTTAGTGGCATACCCTTACTTGAG GCATCAGCTGACAAGAAGTTTGGAAATGTTGCTGCATACAGATCATATAAGAGAAAAACTAG CCCTCTTATTCTGCTGCCTCCTGGAGTGTATGGGAATCTTCCTCAATGGTTCAAAGCCATACTTCTTTTTGAGTTTCCTTTGTACAGTCGCAATCTTCCCCAAGAAGAGCTAAGCTG GAATAGAAGAAGCCAGCAAGGAAGCAGAGTAGAACCGAAGATTAGTTGA
- the LOC104100966 gene encoding uncharacterized protein isoform X1, translated as MDSNFLGLTAIVTLGYQFIFFVITALLKFDKVTDFAGSTNFIVLAILTLVLKGSWYFRQVILSLLVVIWGLRLGLFLLMRILQWGEDRRFDDKRDNLGKLAIFWILQAIWVWTVSLPVTVVSASDKQPPLQAQDIIGWIMWSIGILVEITADQQKLAFKNSPENRGKWCTVGLWKYSRHPNYFGEIFLWWGVFLASTPVLEGAKWLVVFGPVFLTLLLLFVSGIPLLEASADKKFGNVAAYRSYKRKTSPLILLPPGVYGNLPQWFKAILLFEFPLYSRNLPQEELSWNRRSQQGSRVEPKIS; from the exons ATGGACTCCAATTTCTTGGGCCTCACTGCCATTGTTACC TTGGGTTATCAGTTTATATTTTTCGTTATCACAGCACTCCTCAAGTTTGATAAAGTTACTGACTTTGcgg GAAGTACAAATTTCATTGTACTTGCTATTTTGACCTTGGTACTAAAGGGTTCATGGTACTTTCGACAG GTGATTTTGTCTCTGCTTGTAGTGATATGGGGCCTTCGATTGGGGCTATTTCTATTAATGAG GATATTACAGTGGGGGGAGGACAGACGTTTTGATGACAAACGTGACAATCTTGGAAAACTGGCAATATTTTGGATACTTCag GCAATCTGGGTATGGACTGTTAGTTTACCAGTGACAGTTGTTAGTGCAAGCGACAAGCAGCCTCCTCTTCAGGCTCAAGACATCATTGGTTGGATTATGTGGTCTATTGGGATTTTGGTTGAGATTACAGCTGACCAACAAAAGTTGGCATTCAAAAACTCCCCAGAAAACAGAGGAAAGTGGTGTACTGTTGGCCTTTGGAAATATTCACGTCATCCAAACTATTTTGGTGAG ATTTTTCTTTGGTGGGGAGTTTTCCTGGCTTCCACACCGGTGTTGGAGGGCGCTAAATGGCTTGTTGTGTTTGGACCAGTGTTCCTTACCTTGCTGCTTCTTTTTGTTAGTGGCATACCCTTACTTGAG GCATCAGCTGACAAGAAGTTTGGAAATGTTGCTGCATACAGATCATATAAGAGAAAAACTAG CCCTCTTATTCTGCTGCCTCCTGGAGTGTATGGGAATCTTCCTCAATGGTTCAAAGCCATACTTCTTTTTGAGTTTCCTTTGTACAGTCGCAATCTTCCCCAAGAAGAGCTAAGCTG GAATAGAAGAAGCCAGCAAGGAAGCAGAGTAGAACCGAAGATTAGTTGA
- the LOC104100967 gene encoding golgin candidate 2 isoform X1: MAHWISSKLKVAENLLQQIDQQAADSLRKSDKQRSDDLDSENIAKTNENKPLIKDQLKKKSRETDDLIAKTRTDRNSTSISLDKNNSFGSNSNFKPQKEAVTPIDSSPKSSTSALTDTDWTELLSAPSSNAIAGASNGVGSARSGRSDGRKQRILGSGSNLLGVEGKRSQKPQKVAKSVKGSNGHSENEVDGSRLERRATNVGNTMPVTSIDIKIEGEGLDRGDLQRKGENVQSLRGNKVDQNKVKNEHLEDVKGVEKSLANSRSGDKSLGIVAGSATLDKELDIKNQLDENKRIRSAKAMVDRQKMDSQSSTSLKMSSSSPSNGESDSETDSTSSSDSESEREREERRRRRQQILAEKAAAKAMEAIKERENMVAKLEGEKQSLEKILEERAKQQVEETVNAELARSLASVQWNLEVEINQVAELRQQVELKEAAHEELRRKISRTQGSGEKLVASKGVEVEREILEAEHSFLTDKLGLLQEKAKTLERSIETTQHELENPTAVEIELKRRLGQLTDHLIQKQAQVEALSSEKATMTLKIEAVSRSLEENKSTLTDFPSTSSIGDLESGLWELSNSKLRPLFEERMRSGQQHLGSLIRQLDSIFCAGMVFLRRNPTAKILSVVYLVSLHLWVIYILMSHAPVSEDTTGAVISLENINKTGGM; this comes from the exons ATGGCTCACTGGATCTCGTCGAAGCTCAAAGTCGCTGAAAATCTACTTCAACAG ATAGATCAGCAAGCAGCTGATTCACTCCGTAAGAGTGATAAGCAACGATCTGATGACCTAGATAGCGAAAACATAGCTAAAACCAATGAAAATAAGCCACTGATTAAGGACCAGCTCAAGAAGAAAAGCCGCGAAACTGATGATTTAATCGCGAAAACCAGGACTGATCGAAATTCAACTTCTATTAGCCTGGATAAGAATAATAGCTTTGGTAGCAATAGTAATTTTAAGCCTCAAAAGGAGGCAGTCACACCAATAGATTCGAGTCCTAAGTCGAGTACCAGTGCTCTTACTGATACTGATTGGACTGAATTGCTAAGTGCACCGAGTTCAAATGCCATTGCTGGGGCGAGTAATGGCGTGGGAAGTGCCCGTAGTGGTCGGAGTGATGGTAGAAAGCAAAGGATTTTGGGGTCCGGGTCAAATTTGCTGGGTGTGGAAGGGAAAAGGAGTCAGAAGCCTCAAAAGGTCGCTAAGAGTGTTAAAGGATCAAATGGTCATTCAGAGAATGAGGTAGATGGTAGCAGGTTAGAGAGAAGAGCTACCAATGTGGGCAATACAATGCCGGTAACTTCAATTGATATCAAAATTGAAGGAGAAGGTTTGGACAGAGGGGACCTTCAGCGAAAAGGTGAGAATGTGCAGTCCTTGCGTGGAAATAAGGTTGACCAAAATAAAGTGAAGAATGAGCATTTGGAGGATGTTAAGGGTGTAGAGAAGTCTCTAGCGAATAGTCGTTCTGGAGATAAGAGCCTTGGCATAGTTGCGGGGTCTGCCACTCTTGATAAGGAATTGGACATAAAGAATCAGCTGGATGAAAATAAGAGGATTAGGTCAGCGAAGGCTATGGTCGACAGACAAAAAATGGACTCTCAGAGTTCAACTTCTCTGAAGATGAGTTCTTCTTCACCTAGCAATGGAGAATCAGATTCTGAGACGGATTCAACATCTTCATCAGACTCGGAAAGTGAACGTGAAAgagaagaaaggagaagaagaaggcaGCAAATCCTGGCAGAGAAAGCAGCTGCGAAAGCAATGGAAGCTATAAAAGAACGTGAGAACATGGTTGCTAAATTGGAAGGGGAGAAACAGAGCTTAGAAAAAATACTTGAAGAGCGGGCCAAGCAACAAGTTGAAGAG ACTGTAAATGCTGAACTTGCAAGGTCTCTCGCCTCTGTTCAATGGAATCTTGAAGTAGAG ATTAATCAGGTTGCTGAACTACGCCAACAAGTTGAGTTAAAAGAAGCGGCTCATGAAG AATTGAGAAGGAAGATATCTAGGACACAGGGAAGTGGTGAAAAA TTAGTGGCTTCAAAAGGGGTTGAAGTGGAGAGGGAGATACTTGAAGCAGAGCACTCTTTTTTAACAGATAAATTGGGATTGTTGCAGGAAAAG GCAAAGACACTGGAAAGAAGCATTGAGACAACACAGCACGAACTGGAAAACCCAACTGCAGTGGAGATTGAGCTCAAGCGGAGGCTTGGTCAATTGACCGATCATCTGATTCAAAAACAAGCTCAG GTTGAGGCGCTGTCTTCTGAGAAGGCCACAATGACGCTTAAAATTGAG GCGGTTTCAAGGTCGCTAGAAGAAAACAAGTCTACGTTAACTGATTTTCCCAGTACCTCATCAATTGGTGATTTGGAGTCTGGGTTGTGGGAGCTCTCCAACTCAAAGTTGAGGCCTTTGTTTGAAGAAAGAATGCGATCTGGCCAGCAGCATTTGGGATCACTGATTCGGCAGTTGGATTCCATCTTCTGCGCCGGAATGGTGTTTCTCAGAAGAAATCCAACCGCAAAAATATTGTCTGTGGTTTACCTTGTATCCCTTCATCTTTGGGTCATATACATTTTAATGTCTCATGCTCCTGTCTCTGAGGACACCACTGGTGCCGTTATTTCCTTGGAGAATATCAATAAAACGGGAGGCATGTGA